A genomic window from Daphnia magna isolate NIES linkage group LG9, ASM2063170v1.1, whole genome shotgun sequence includes:
- the LOC123466252 gene encoding LOW QUALITY PROTEIN: bromodomain adjacent to zinc finger domain protein 1A-like (The sequence of the model RefSeq protein was modified relative to this genomic sequence to represent the inferred CDS: inserted 2 bases in 2 codons) gives MPLLRRQPFVPQSPPLDIRPDEEIFYFPLTKEIFRDYEAFFERTILCNSLVWSCSLTAKSNLTYQEAIESEKKALQSVSDIPLELRQPLLLVASLTCRGKVNEACDDVYYFMKDRYFKNEHVEAILRSKWYPAQVLRVVPPTIQELEQYKQELDDELSTEDKLLMLDQYGPPPELFKYEVREIVDDRSGTVEPIHTVTVDCIRREKGFYSRDKVRLYLRYCLQFEEYEGIWVVKPEAWKKLNMDSVKYTEIFTGEKPRFEEKRAAKKVNKSLSTSKGGETPKAAKTPKTPKTPSNDKESNGKSTPVKGTPSKXGQPDTTRNAKSATKSPKLDAESLAKEFIKIREERESLRQIADQRKQQKVDEKLLAKEKKKEEKRVMAEYVKEWSKIREDLECDDLKDLPSPTPIQCAIPNGIFGDFIMVLEFFLAFGEELQLKDAFPGGLTFELLERAVVESEVSGPLSDILQALLSSLFEFQDAESEEVKEAGYTTTGSQETEVAEGGLTYQGTPLKKLSMDSLTVSEILRLHLISSGGGSSELRTKWRYQQRGGYSAADDPGVQLRQEDPHILHALAHSTVYELPIGDKMKIIKCLCHQILTYASIRDVLEEKSSKLTQLRQELRALHANERRMRKEDVINRAKLRSEENGNTEDGPELEKLLQESAKRKGEVLKKEQQLRQQILKMQAMTHLTPLGQDRAFRRFWVFESFPGFFVEHDDDYVGTCLPEPTPYSIEKPNGLPIDPSKSKEDIRKFFKTANKENDISNEPVCENHLVIRPKVFGVCTSNPTNCPVHATYLSRTKWSFYDNVDSIDQLILNLNERGYRENALKNILLQEKERIVEGITKCFIHRLDNSRPEVKIESETRKSTRQIRKEKEYDINLYFPAGTPVEEIMERTLIDMILETEEKIFVGGLGSLKVRDRNSWRSSLEARKFVPQIDTLTWGGKLVTKTQPKLEHNDAEEDDNRSEISSSVEGESVANTVPKKSVVDLACSVLQLAQSVESKYLKKPLGEDEKEXKKRLKAEEAMKKWEDHKEGPDKADTKIEPKAVRTPLEKWELSLHACTSLSQLYVHLALLDNSITWNRSALNARCRICRRKGDPEKMLLCDGCDKGHHMYCLKPLLTVVPEGDWFCAECKPREKPRTPRKARRVFSEESEDEAVEEEEAEAGEEEAEVEAEEGESEMESIHNETCPVCQEGGEVICCDTCPAVYHLECINPPMRKVPRGKWSCPQCKTPPQDKDRGKLREKNSDGRASSRVSRARHAIDFYEETKDMARNPGTRKRTQTDPVRAKSPSDLNLGKRRSAAEAVDKIAQSSKRLRGDSNDDESGNSDSNSKWNASAHRKRSRPLPLPSTTSPSGFVDLADLLQLLADCSSHVDSWPFLKPVTRAEAPDYHRVIKQAMDLGTMKYKLNSIQYKTAEDFVKDLQLIFTNCFTYNNDAADEYKCGQNLSRFAEKQLGKLGMKMIQTD, from the exons ATGCCGCTTCTACGTCGCCAACCGTTCGTTCCTCAATCGCCACCACTTGATATTCGTCCGGACGAGGaaattttctatttcccaCTCACAAAAGAAATCTTCAGAGACTATGA AGCATTTTTTGAGAGGACCATTCTTTGCAATTCCTTGGTCTGGTCATGTTCCTTGACTGCTAAAAGCAATTTGACGTACCAAGAAGCCattgaaagtgaaaaaaaggCACTGCAATCTGTTAGTGACATTCCATTAGAG CTGAGGCAACCTTTACTTCTTGTAGCATCCCTTACGTGCAGAGGGAAAGTCAATGAAGCATGTGATGATGTTTACTACTTTATGAAAGACCGCTACTTCAAAAATGAGCATGTGGAAGCAATCCTTCGCTCCAAGTGGTATCCTGCACAAGTACTCCGGGTTGTGCCTCCAACTATTCAAGAACTTGAACAGTACAAGCAAGAACTGGATGATGAACTGAGTACAGAGGACAAGTTGTTAATGCTAGATCAGTATGGCCCTCCACctgaattatttaaatatgaaGTTAGGGAAATTGTTGATGATAGAAGCGGAACTGTTGAACCTATTCACACG gTAACTGTGGATTGcatcagaagagaaaaaggcTTCTATTCTCGAGATAAAGTTCGGTTATATTTACGCTACTGCCTACAGTTCGAGGAGTACGAAGGCATCTGGGTAGTTAAG CCTGAAGCATGGAAGAAGTTGAACATGGACTCCGTCAAATACACCGAGATTTTTACAGGTGAAAAACCAAGGTTTGAAGAGAAGAGGGCTGCAAAGAAAGTCAACAAAAGTTTGTCAACTAGTAAGGGAGGTGAGACGCCTAAAGCAGCAAAAACACCTAAAACACCCAAAACCCCATCCAATGACAAAGAGAGTAACGGTAAGAGTACACCGGTAAAAGGAACGCCAAGCA AAGGCCAACCAGACACCACACGAAATGCAAAATCCGCTACCAAAAGTCCTAAGTTGGACGCCGAATCTTTGGCGAAGGAATTCATCAA AATTCGCGAAGAACGTGAAAGTCTCCGGCAAATCGCTGATCAACGGAAGCAGCAAAAGGTTGATGAAAAGTTGTtagcaaaggaaaaaaagaaggaagaaaagcGAGTTATGGCTGAATACGTTAAG GAATGGAGCAAAATTCGAGAAGATTTGGAATGCGACGACCTTAAAGATTTGCCTTCCCCCACGCCTATTCAGTGTGCTATTCCCAACGGAATTTTTGGCGATTTCATTATGGTGTTGGAGTTTTTCTTAGCGTTTGGCGAAGAGCTGCAGTTAAAAGATGCTTTTCCGGGAGGGCTCACTTTCGAACTTTTAGAACGAGCAGTAGTGGAAAGTGAAGTGTCTGGTCCTCTCAGTGACATTTTGCAAGCGTTGCTCAGTTCTTTATTTGAATTCCAAGACGCCGAATCTGAGGAAGTGAAAGAAGCTGGTTATACAACAACAGGTAGCCAAGAAACTGAAGTAGCCGAAGGTGGACTAACTTACCAG GGTACTCCTCTGAAAAAGTTGTCAATGGATTCCTTGACTGTGTCCGAAATTTTACGGTTACACCTAATCTCGTCTGGTGGTGGAAGCAGTGAACTGCGCACAAAATGGCGATATCAGCAACGCGGTGGCTATAGTGCTGCCGACGATCCTGGCGTTCAGTTACGCCAGGAAGATCCACATATTCTTCACGCCTTGGCCCATAGTACTGTGTACGAATTGCCAATTGgtgataaaatgaaaatcatcaAATGTCTGTGTCATCAAATACTGACATATGCGTCGATAAGAGATGTACTAGAAGAAAAAAGCAGCAAACTAACACAGTTGCGGCAAGAACTGAGAGCTTTGCATGCTAATGAGAGACGTATGAGAAAAGAAGACGTTATTAATCGAGCCAAACTACGCTCCGAAGAGAATGGCAACACGGAAGATGGGCCAGAATTAGAAAAATTACTACAAGAAAGTGCCAAAAGGAAAGGAGAGGTCCTTAAGAAGGAGCAACAACTTCGCCAACAAATTCTCAAAATGCAAGCTATGACTCATCTGACGCCTCTTGGACAAGATCGTGCGTTCCG GAGGTTTTGGGTTTTTGAATCGTTTCCCGGCTTTTTCGTCGAGCATGATGATGATTATGTCGGAACTTGCTTGCCTGAACCTACTCCATATTCCATAGAAAAACCTAATGGATTACCGATCGACCCTAGTAAAAGTAAAGAAGACATTCGCAAGTTCTTCAAAACtgcaaataaagaaaacgatATTTCAAATGAACCTGTCTGCGAAAA CCATTTGGTAATTAGGCCCAAGGTATTTGGTGTTTGTACGTCTAACCCAACGAATTGCCCTGTCCACGCTACCTACCTCTCACGAACAAAATGGTCGTTCTACGATAATGTTGATTCTATTGATCAACTCATACTGAACCTTAATGAGCGAGGGTATCGCGAGAACGCGTTAAAAAACATTCTGctacaagaaaaagaaaggatcGTTGAAGGAATTACCAAGTGCTTCATCCACCGTTTAGATAATTCCAGACCTGAAGTGAAGATTGAAAGTGAAACACGCAAATCCACAAGACAAATACGGAAGGAGAAGGAATATGATATCAATCTTTATTTTCCTGCTGGTACTCCTGTTGAAGAAATTATGGAACGCACGCTCATAGATATGATACTTGAAACTGAGGAAAAAATCTTTGTTGGCGGATTGGGATCTCTCAAG GTCAGAGACAGAAATTCTTGGAGATCTTCTCTAGAGGCACGAAAGTTTGTTCCTCAGATTGATACCTTGACGTGGGGCGGAAAACTTGTAACGAAAACGCAGCCAAAGCTCGAACACAATGATGCTGAAGAGGATGATAATCGCTCCGAAATAAGTTCATCAGTAGAAGGCGAAAGTGTGGCTAATACTGTGCCGAAAAAGAGCGTTGTCGATCTAGCATGTTCCGTACTTCAGTTAGCTCAAAGTGTAGAAAGCAAGTATTTGAAGAAGCCTCTCG GCGAAgacgaaaagg agaaaaaacgactGAAAGCTGAAGAAGCcatgaaaaaatgggaagatCACAAAGAGGGGCCTGACAAAGCAGATACAAAAA TCGAACCGAAAGCAGTAAGGACACCTTTAGAAAAGTGGGAGTTGTCTCTTCATGCCTGTACAAGTCTGTCTCAGTTGTACGTTCACTTAGCGTTACTAG ATAACAGTATTACGTGGAATCGGTCAGCATTGAATGCAAGATGCCGTATTTGTCGTCGGAAAGGCGATCCAGAAAAAATGTTGCTGTGCGATGGATGTGATAAAGGACATCACATGTATTGTTTGAAACCCTTGCTCACGGTTGTTCCAGAAGGAGATTG GTTTTGTGCCGAGTGCAAACCCCGTGAAAAACCTCGAACTCCTCGTAAAGCACGCCGCGTCTTCTCTGAAGAGTCGGAAGACGAGGCtgtcgaagaagaagaagctgaagCTGGGGAGGAGGAAGCTGAAGTTGAAGCAGAGGAGGGTGAAAGTGAAATGGAATCGATACACAATGAAACGTGTCCAGTGTGTCAGGAAGGTGGAGAGGTTATCTGTTGTGATACGTGTCCAGCCGTCTATCACTTAGAGTGCATCAATCCACCTATGAGGAAGGTTCCAAGGGGCAAGTGGTCGTGCCCACAGTGCAAGACGCCGCCTCAGGATAAGGATAGAGGCAAACTTCGGGAAAAAA ATTCGGATGGCAGGGCATCTTCAAGAGTTTCTCGGGCTCGTCACGCCATTGATTTCTACGAAGAAACCAAAGATATGGCTAGGAATCCTGGGACTCGGAAGCGTACGCAAACCGACCCCGTTCGAGCCAAATCGCCGTCTGACTTGAACCTAGGGAAGCGTCGCTCGGCTGCAGAAGCCGTTGACAAAATTGCTCAGTCCTCCAAGCGACTCAGAGGGGACAGCAACGATG ATGAAAGTGGAAATAGTGACAGCAACAGCAAGTGGAATGCATCAGCCCATCGGAAACGAAGTCGCCCATTGCCATTGCCTTCCACAACGTCTCCATCCGGCTTTGTGGACTTGGCTGATTTACTTCAGCTTTTGGCCGATTGCAGCAGTCATGTGGACAGTTGGCCATTTCTCAAGCCAGTTACAAGAGCCGAG GCCCCCGACTATCATCGGGTTATCAAACAAGCTATGGATCTTGGTACAATGAAGTACAAACTCAACAGTATACAATATAAAACTGCGGAAGACTTCGTCAAGGATTTGCAGTTGATATTCACTAATTGCTTTACTTACAATAATGACGCTGCCGATGAATACAA ATGTGGCCAGAACCTCAGTCGCTTTGCCGAAAAGCAGTTAGGAAAGCTAGGCATGAAGATGATACAGACGGATTAA
- the LOC116930445 gene encoding carotenoid isomerooxygenase translates to MSEKIEHLSSWIRTLDVETESPIEGMIVGKIPEWLEGSLIRNGSGMFEIGETKMNHLFDGLSVMHRFAINGYGEGKSTYQNRILQSDTYKQAKAANRLTMHQFGTFAFPDPCQSLWGRFMARFEPVTKTEKTDNCCVSVCYLGDKLYAFTETPQIRQVDAETLETVGEKCNISELVAVNHSTAHPHVLEDGTVYNMGNSVGSKGPIYNIIEFPTGAGALEGAKIVASFPSRWKMSHSYYHSFGITENYFVFLEFPLILNTAKLLAMNLRQKAVDSSLDWFPTEKTRILLVERKSGELVDTIYEAPPFFCFHHGNCYEKNGYIIMDISHCKDATIFAGLSLKSLRENRGDFTNTYYTRFVLPLGVEPPIGNDFQDCKNLVEVEGSKCKSYWQSNKIIFCEHERLLEQSLELPRINYSRNGKEYRYVYGISQLDGYAEPEKILKLDLNTREVKQWAKAGFSPSEPVYVSRPESIEEDDGVLLFSAVDQVNPKKVLLIILNAATFKEEAVVEYVASGIITKDFHGIFSRKGDVVHGY, encoded by the exons ATGTCGGAAAAAATTGAACATCTAAGTTCATGGATTAGAACACTGGACGTGGAAACTGAATCGCCCATAGAAGGGATGATAGTTG GTAAGATTCCAGAATGGTTGGAAGGTTCTTTAATACGGAACGGTTCTGGAATGTTTGAAATTGGAGAAACAAAGATGAATCATTTGTTCGACGGGCTATCTGTTATGCATCGTTTTGCCATCAATGGCTACGGCGAAGGAAAATCAACTTACCAGAACCGCATTCTGCAGAGTGACACTTACAAACAAGCTAAAGCTGCCAATCGGCTGACCATGCATCAGTTTG GTACGTTTGCATTTCCCGATCCCTGTCAATCTCTGTGGGGAAG GTTTATGGCACGTTTTGAACCAGTTACAAAAACGGAGAAAACGGACAACTGTTGTGTTAGCGTTTGTTATTTAGGAGACAAACTTTATGCCTTTACTGAAACTCCTCAAATTCGCCAAGTTGACGCAGAAACTCTTGAAACCGTCGGAGAAAAG TGTAACATTAGCGAACTAGTGGCCGTTAACCATTCGACTGCTCATCCTCACGTTCTTGAAGATGGGACTGTTTATAACATGGGAAATTCTGTAGGATCAAAAGGACCCATTTACAACATCATTGAATTTCCCACGG gggCCGGCGCATTGGAGGGAGCGAAAATTGTAGCAAGCTTTCCTTCACGCTGGAAAATGAGTCACTCTTATTATCATAGTTTTGGCATTACGGAAAattactttgtttttcttgaatttccgTTGATCCTAAACACGGCG AAGCTGCTAGCAATGAATCTAAGACAAAAGGCTGTTGATTCATCGTTGGACTGGTTTCCTACCGAAAAG ACCCGTATCCTTCTGGTGGAGAGAAAAAGTGGCGAACTGGTTGATACGATTTATGAGGCTCCACCCTTCTTTTGCTTTCATCATGGAAATTGTTATGAGAAAAATGGCTATATCATTATGGATATTTCACATTGCAAGGACGCCACA atttttgCTGGTTTGAGTCTGAAAAGCTTACGTGAGAATAGAGGTGACTTTACGAATACTTATTACACCCGCTTCGTACTGCCGTTAGGTGTTGAG CCTCCTATAGGTAATGATTTTCAGGACTGCAAAAATTTAGTAGAAGTGGAGGGATCAAAATGCAAATCATACTGGCAATCAAATAAAATCATCTTTTGTGAGCACGAACGTTTGCTGGAACAAAGCTTGGAACTTCCACGAATAAACTACTCGAGAAATGGAAAGGAGTATAGATATGTCTACGGAATTTCGCAATTGGACGGTTACGCCGAACCAGAAAAG ATCTTAAAATTGGACCTGAATACCAGAGAAGTAAAACAATGGGCTAAAGCTGGATTTAGTCCGTCTGAACCTGTTTACGTTTCGCGCCCTGAATCCATTGAGGAGGATGATGGAGTCCTTTTATTTTCTGCAGTAGATCAGGTTAACCCAAAGAAAGTTTTactaataattttaaatgCCGCTACATTCAAGGAAGAAGCTGTGGTAGAATACGTAGCATCTGGGATAATAACAAAAGATTTCCATGGCATATTCTCCCGAAAGGGGGACGTAGTTCATGGTTACTGA
- the LOC116934999 gene encoding zinc finger MYM-type protein 1 isoform X2: protein MDKFVIRSKKNSSDFQSVPAVTVSPCSNSEEIVDVHEDFNEPVPSGLTDQVSDSLSDVIPLSQSHCACARAVAEASASKSKQNPYGRRFIPKWTETFWWIEYRLPLPRESREKDAFQAFVEKGFDRWKDAIERFKIHERSALHLAAVSGPLDAEKTPISATFSNILKRDMEDNRSALKRIFSSIRYLCLQGLAIRGKTEETSNLRQLLIERSLDYLPLQKWLERPEKYKWLSPEICNEIIMDFSLATQRDIVATLQSRVYFGLMLDESSDISAKEQVSIYAFEQSMTTLKSMKIF, encoded by the exons ATGGATAAATTCGTTATCcgatcaaagaaaaacagttcTGATTTTCAATCAGTACCAGCTGTTACAGTATCCCCGTGTAGTAACAGTGAAGAAATAGTTGACGTTCACGAAGATTTTAATGAACCAGTACCATCTGGGTTAACAGACCAAG TTTCAGATAGCCTGAGTGATGTAATACCTTTGAGTCAATCTCATTGTGCTTGTGCTCGTGCTGTTGCAGAAGCTTCTGCATCAAAATCTAAACAAAATCCTTATGGACGGCGGTTCATTCCGAAATGGACAGAGACATTTTGGTGGATAGAATACC GGCTCCCATTGCCTCGCGAATCTAGAGAGAAGGATGCATTTCAAGCTTTTGTAGAAAAGGGATTTGATAGATGGAAAGATGCTATCGAGAGATTTAAAATCCATGAACGATCTGCTCTTCACCTAGCCGCCGTTTCCGGCCCACTTGATGCTGAAAAAACCCCAATTT CTGCCACTTTCTCAAATATTCTTAAAAGGGATATGGAAGATAACAGAAGTGCACTGAAGCGAATTTTTTCGAGTATACGATACTTGTGCTTGCAAGGCTTAGCAATTCGAGGCAAAACAGAAGAGACATCTAATCTTCGCCAACTACTTATCGAGAGATCTTTGGATTATCTTCCattgcaaaaatggttggaAAGGCCAGAAAAATACAAATGGCTTTCACCCGAAATTTGTAATGAAATCATCATGGATTTTTCTCTTGCAACCCAAAGGGACATTGTTGCAACTTTGCAAAGTAGAGTTTACTTTGGTCTGATGCTTGATGAATCGTCAGATATATCAGCTAAGGAACAG GTTTCCATATATGCTTTCGAACAGTCGATGACGACTTTGAAATCTATGAAGATATTTTAG
- the LOC116934999 gene encoding uncharacterized protein LOC116934999 isoform X1, translating into MSLVQNFIAFARGSPKRLAWFHNFQDQNDNADANGTSFRPFCPTRFIMRKISIISITSNYSSLIEWLQDLETNEDFVKCKAEAAGFLASFQRFDTFFKLEMLRQIFTTLEDANTQLQGAQLNFQRAEAVIEALKKVFIDVRSEERFDVLWTSAEASAKFYDLDEPELPRQRRPPARRTGSAAAYFPSTPKEMYRKIYFAAYDGVIVGLSDRFEPSSTTTHLKKVEEFLIGKTGVEYLEEFYQNDFEDYQRLLLHRNIALDAAKSEKKEIKDFQDFLDFLKMDHHMGIRSLASEVIKLVKIVLTMAVTTCTAERSYSGLRRLKSYLRSTMTQKRLNAVALLNTHRDIVKTFELDVLLDNFIAKVHLRMRTFSMSNATNGKSNVKPIDS; encoded by the coding sequence ATGTCTCTTGTGCAGAATTTCATTGCATTTGCCAGAGGATCTCCAAAGCGCTTAGCTTGGTTCCATAACTTCCAGGATCAAAATGATAATGCAGATGCCAATGGAACATCGTTTCGTCCCTTTTGTCCAACTCGGTTTATTATGCGCAAGATATCAATCATATCCATCACTAGTAATTATTCTTCCCTCATTGAATGGCTACAAGACCTTGAAACAAATGAAGATTTCGTCAAATGTAAAGCCGAAGCTGCAGGATTTTTAGCATCGTTCCAGAGATttgacacattttttaaactcgAAATGCTGCGACAAATTTTTACAACGTTGGAGGATGCAAACACCCAGTTACAAGGAGCCCAGTTAAATTTCCAGCGAGCAGAAGCCGTTATTGAAGCATTGAAAAAGGTTTTCATAGATGTCAGATCCGAAGAACGTTTTGATGTCCTGTGGACGTCGGCTGAAGCTTCAGCAAAATTTTATGATTTGGATGAGCCGGAATTGCCCCGTCAAAGAAGACCTCCGGCGAGACGCACTGGATCGGCAGCAGCTTATTTCCCCTCTACGCCGAAAGAAATGTATCGCAAGATTTACTTCGCTGCTTACGACGGAGTCATTGTTGGGCTTTCGGACCGTTTCGAACCAAGTTCGACTACGACCCATTTGAAGAAAGTTGAAGAATTTCTCATTGGGAAAACTGGAGTTGAATATTTAGAGGAATTCTATCAGAATGATTTTGAAGATTATCAGCGACTCCTACTTCATCGAAATATTGCACTGGATGCAGCCaagagtgaaaaaaaagagattaaaGATTTTCAGGACTTTCTCGACTTCCTCAAGATGGATCATCATATGGGTATTCGCTCTTTAGCATCCGAAGTTATCAAGCTAGTCAAGATCGTTCTTACTATGGCAGTCACGACTTGCACCGCTGAGCGTTCATATTCCGGTTTAAGGCGACTCAAAAGTTACCTACGCTCAACAATGACTCAGAAAAGATTGAACGCCGTCGCTCTACTAAACACTCACCGTGATATCGTTAAAACTTTTGAATTGGACGTGCTTTTAGATAATTTCATTGCCAAAGTTCACTTGCGTATGCGAACATTTTCTATGTCAAATGCCACAAACGGCAAGTCAAATGTAAAGCCAATTGACTCTTAG